The following proteins come from a genomic window of Paramicrobacterium humi:
- a CDS encoding PTS sugar transporter subunit IIB codes for MKHIVAICGAGVGTSAILTVNAERALQKLGIAARVTASDVANVQNAAANAQVILTSPELVSHIGRTFADIVVIENYFDVAEIERKLDEALG; via the coding sequence GTGAAGCACATCGTCGCGATCTGCGGCGCCGGCGTCGGAACCTCCGCGATCCTCACCGTCAACGCCGAGCGCGCACTGCAGAAGCTCGGCATCGCCGCTCGCGTCACGGCGAGCGATGTCGCGAACGTTCAGAATGCCGCCGCGAACGCGCAAGTGATCCTCACGTCGCCGGAGCTCGTGTCGCACATCGGCAGGACCTTCGCCGACATCGTCGTCATCGAAAACTACTTCGACGTCGCGGAGATCGAGCGGAAGCTCGACGAGGCGCTCGGCTAA
- a CDS encoding PTS sugar transporter subunit IIA: MPLPPLPDSALNLGANASNWRQAIRLAGDALVASGVATDEYTTRMIQVIEQYGAYIVIAPGLALAHARPGADVLGDGLSVVTLETPVTFGHPHNDPVSVVVGLAVTSPDAHVTQVAALANVFNDETAIPALAAAREPDAVREILGVAKQGVSS; encoded by the coding sequence ATGCCGCTGCCACCGCTTCCCGATTCCGCCTTGAATCTCGGCGCGAACGCAAGCAACTGGCGGCAGGCGATCCGTCTGGCCGGCGACGCTCTCGTCGCAAGCGGCGTCGCGACAGACGAGTACACGACGCGCATGATCCAGGTCATCGAGCAGTACGGCGCCTACATCGTCATCGCGCCCGGCCTCGCGCTCGCGCACGCCCGCCCCGGCGCCGACGTTCTCGGCGACGGGCTGTCTGTCGTGACCCTCGAGACTCCCGTCACGTTCGGCCACCCGCACAACGACCCAGTCTCCGTCGTCGTCGGGCTCGCCGTCACCTCGCCCGACGCGCACGTCACCCAGGTGGCCGCTCTCGCGAACGTGTTCAACGACGAGACCGCGATCCCGGCGCTCGCCGCCGCTCGCGAGCCCGACGCGGTGCGTGAGATCCTCGGCGTCGCGAAGCAGGGCGTGAGCTCGTGA
- a CDS encoding adenosine deaminase, which yields MTELDEDYTIGRVNLRDLPKVSLHDHLDGGLRPQTIIELADEAGVDVPESDAAALGDWFLTQCNAGNLVDYLTTFDLTTSVMQTADALERIAREFVLDLSADGVVYGEVRWAPEQHLARGLSLDQAVEAVQSGLEAGVTEVERQGRSMRVGQLVTAMRHADRGLEVAELAVRHRDRGVVGFDIAGAEAGFPPSRHRLAFDYLAQNHLPVTVHAGEADGLLSIESALFDGRALRLGHGVRLAEDVTIERADADSTYVTLGELAEWVKDREIALELSPSSNLQTGAIAAWGSELADHPFDLFYQLGFRVTVNVDNRTQSGTTLTRELSLLADAFTYDLADLETFQLNAASAAFLPLEEREDLADVISQGFEDAESYGA from the coding sequence GTGACTGAACTGGATGAGGACTACACGATCGGCCGAGTCAACCTGCGCGATCTGCCGAAGGTGTCGCTGCACGACCACCTCGACGGCGGCCTGCGCCCGCAGACCATCATCGAGCTCGCCGACGAGGCCGGCGTCGACGTGCCCGAATCGGATGCCGCGGCCCTTGGCGACTGGTTCCTCACCCAGTGCAACGCGGGCAACCTCGTGGACTATCTCACGACGTTCGACCTCACGACCTCGGTCATGCAGACCGCCGACGCTCTCGAGCGCATCGCGCGCGAGTTCGTTCTCGACCTCTCCGCGGACGGCGTCGTCTACGGCGAAGTCCGCTGGGCGCCCGAGCAGCACCTCGCTCGCGGACTGAGTCTCGACCAGGCCGTCGAGGCTGTGCAGTCAGGACTCGAGGCCGGGGTCACGGAGGTCGAGCGGCAGGGACGCAGCATGCGCGTCGGGCAGCTCGTCACGGCGATGCGGCACGCCGACCGCGGGCTCGAGGTCGCCGAGCTCGCCGTGCGGCACCGCGACCGCGGCGTCGTGGGCTTTGACATCGCCGGCGCCGAGGCCGGGTTCCCGCCGAGCCGACACCGCCTCGCCTTCGACTACCTCGCGCAGAACCACTTGCCCGTCACCGTGCACGCGGGAGAGGCCGACGGACTGCTCTCGATCGAGAGCGCGCTCTTCGACGGGCGCGCGCTCCGGCTCGGCCACGGAGTGCGCCTCGCCGAGGACGTCACGATCGAGCGCGCGGACGCCGACAGCACCTACGTGACGCTCGGCGAACTCGCCGAATGGGTCAAGGACCGCGAGATCGCGCTCGAGCTGAGCCCCTCATCGAACCTGCAGACGGGGGCGATAGCCGCGTGGGGCAGCGAGCTCGCCGACCACCCGTTCGACCTGTTCTACCAGCTCGGCTTCCGCGTCACCGTCAATGTTGACAACCGCACCCAATCGGGCACGACGCTCACGCGCGAGCTGAGCCTGCTCGCCGACGCGTTCACGTACGACCTCGCTGATCTCGAGACGTTCCAGCTGAACGCCGCGTCGGCCGCGTTCCTGCCGCTCGAGGAGCGTGAAGACCTGGCCGACGTCATCAGTCAGGGCTTCGAGGATGCCGAGAGTTACGGGGCGTGA
- a CDS encoding L-rhamnose mutarotase — MSSSPERVCFLMHLKPDRVADYLAVHERVWPEMLEALRQAGWRNYSLFLRADDGLVVGYLETDDYAAAQAAMERTDVNARWQASMAPYFVSESDPDRASERLTEYFHLA, encoded by the coding sequence ATGTCATCATCGCCCGAGCGCGTCTGCTTCCTCATGCACCTCAAGCCCGACCGCGTCGCCGACTACCTCGCCGTGCACGAGCGCGTGTGGCCCGAGATGCTCGAGGCGCTGCGGCAGGCCGGCTGGCGCAACTACTCGCTGTTCCTGCGCGCCGACGACGGCCTCGTCGTCGGCTACCTCGAGACCGACGACTACGCGGCCGCGCAGGCCGCGATGGAGCGCACCGACGTCAACGCGCGCTGGCAGGCGTCGATGGCGCCCTACTTCGTGTCCGAGAGCGACCCCGACCGGGCGAGCGAGCGACTCACCGAGTACTTCCACCTCGCCTGA
- a CDS encoding thymidine phosphorylase yields the protein MPEQAIEAFDAVDIIRTKRDKGELSTAQIDWLIDAYTREYVGNEQMAALAMAILLNGMSRREIKDMTLAMIASGERMDFSGLGKRTVDKHSTGGVGDKITLPLMPLVASFGVAVPQLSGRGLGHTGGTLDKLESIPGWRANLTNDEMFAQLRDIGGVICAAGTGLAPADKRLYALRDVTGTVEAIPLIASSIMSKKIAEGTEALVLDVKFGSGAFMTDYAKAEELARTMVELGRDAGVATSALLTDMNVPLGRAIGNANEVQESFDVLAGGGPADIVELTVALAREMLSLVGQPDADVEEALKDGRAMDVWRKTVIAQGGDPDAALPTARESHTVTAEADGVLVRQEALPFGIAAWRLGAGRARATDPVLHASGIELHAKPGDTVAAGQPLFTLSADDDARFDRALDALDGAFEIAPPGTSFERGPLVANRIG from the coding sequence ATGCCTGAGCAGGCCATCGAGGCGTTCGACGCCGTCGACATCATCCGCACGAAGCGCGACAAGGGGGAGCTGTCGACCGCGCAGATCGACTGGCTCATCGACGCGTACACGCGCGAGTACGTCGGCAACGAGCAGATGGCGGCGCTCGCGATGGCGATCCTTCTCAACGGCATGAGCCGGCGCGAGATCAAGGACATGACCCTCGCGATGATCGCCTCGGGCGAGCGCATGGACTTCTCGGGGCTCGGCAAGCGCACCGTCGACAAGCACTCGACGGGCGGCGTCGGAGACAAGATCACGCTCCCGCTCATGCCGCTCGTCGCGTCGTTCGGCGTCGCGGTCCCGCAGCTGTCCGGCCGCGGCCTCGGGCACACCGGCGGCACGCTCGACAAGCTCGAGTCCATCCCCGGCTGGCGCGCGAACCTCACGAACGACGAGATGTTCGCCCAGCTGCGCGACATCGGCGGCGTCATCTGCGCCGCCGGGACGGGCCTCGCGCCCGCCGACAAGCGGCTCTACGCGCTGCGCGACGTGACGGGAACGGTCGAGGCGATCCCGCTCATCGCCTCGAGCATCATGTCGAAGAAGATCGCGGAGGGCACGGAGGCGCTCGTCCTCGACGTCAAGTTCGGCTCCGGCGCGTTCATGACCGACTACGCGAAGGCCGAGGAGCTCGCGCGCACGATGGTCGAGCTCGGCCGGGACGCGGGCGTGGCGACCTCCGCGCTGCTCACCGACATGAATGTTCCGCTCGGACGCGCGATCGGCAACGCCAACGAAGTGCAGGAGTCGTTCGACGTGCTCGCGGGCGGCGGGCCCGCCGACATCGTCGAGCTCACCGTCGCCCTCGCGCGCGAGATGCTGAGCCTCGTCGGCCAGCCCGACGCCGACGTCGAGGAAGCGCTGAAGGACGGCCGGGCGATGGACGTGTGGCGCAAGACCGTCATCGCGCAGGGTGGGGATCCGGATGCCGCGCTGCCGACGGCGCGCGAATCGCACACGGTCACGGCCGAGGCCGACGGCGTGCTCGTGCGCCAGGAGGCGCTGCCGTTCGGCATCGCCGCGTGGCGCCTCGGCGCGGGCCGCGCCCGCGCCACTGACCCCGTGCTGCACGCTTCGGGCATCGAGCTGCACGCGAAGCCGGGCGACACCGTTGCCGCAGGGCAGCCGCTCTTCACGCTGTCCGCCGACGACGACGCGCGCTTCGACCGCGCGCTCGACGCGCTCGACGGCGCCTTCGAGATCGCGCCGCCCGGCACGAGCTTCGAGCGCGGCCCGCTCGTCGCGAACCGCATCGGCTAG
- a CDS encoding cytidine deaminase has product MDDGSIDWGALRSAAEEAMRKAYAPYSKFPVGAAAIATDGRIVTGCNVENASYGVGLCAECGLVSNLAMTGGGQLVAFSCVDGDGNTLMPCGRCRQLLFEHAVPGMLLETVSGIRTIDEVLPDAFGPRQLAEYGA; this is encoded by the coding sequence ATGGACGACGGCTCGATCGACTGGGGCGCGCTGCGCAGCGCGGCCGAAGAGGCGATGCGCAAGGCGTACGCGCCGTACTCGAAGTTCCCCGTCGGGGCCGCCGCGATCGCGACCGACGGCCGCATCGTGACGGGCTGCAACGTGGAGAACGCGAGCTACGGCGTGGGGCTGTGCGCCGAGTGCGGCCTCGTGTCGAACCTCGCGATGACGGGAGGCGGCCAGCTCGTCGCGTTCTCGTGCGTCGACGGGGACGGCAACACGCTCATGCCGTGCGGCCGCTGCCGCCAGCTGCTGTTCGAGCACGCCGTCCCGGGCATGCTGCTCGAGACGGTCTCCGGCATCCGCACGATCGACGAGGTGCTGCCCGACGCGTTCGGTCCGCGCCAGCTGGCGGAGTACGGCGCCTGA
- a CDS encoding ABC transporter permease, with translation MSNTTTAADVPVSESLEVARIRSWKAPITFGVVTLISLVLFVIFRRDGVTTFKLSNDSDAIVLPPLVLENVSTGIVVTVLLAAITAVSVWLTVNYRKTWLWLIIVFAVLFVMGFFTWAAAGGTIPLPGFLLGTVALSAPLIFGSLGGVISERSGVVNIAIEGQLLAGAFSSAVVASVTGNPYLGLIAAMVAGVLVSFVLAAFSIKYWVDQVIVGVVLNVLVLGLTSFFYSQVLTSNAPLLNSPPRFPRISIPFLSEIPIIGPVFFRQTIIIYVMYIAVAVTYWGLFHTKWGLRARSVGEHPQAADTVGIHVNTTRFWNVSLAGAVAGFGGAYFTLGSVGLFTKDMTAGAGFIALAAVIFGQWDPIKATLAALLFGFATNLQNVLGAVGSPVASEFLLMLPYVVTILAVAGFVGQSRAPAASGKPYIKA, from the coding sequence GTGAGCAACACCACAACCGCGGCCGACGTCCCGGTCTCCGAGAGTCTCGAGGTCGCCCGGATCCGCAGCTGGAAGGCGCCCATCACCTTCGGCGTCGTCACGCTCATCTCGCTCGTGCTGTTCGTGATCTTCCGCCGCGACGGCGTCACGACCTTCAAGCTCTCGAACGACTCCGACGCGATCGTGCTGCCGCCGCTCGTTCTCGAGAACGTGTCGACGGGCATCGTCGTGACGGTGCTGCTCGCCGCCATCACCGCCGTGTCGGTGTGGCTGACGGTGAACTACCGCAAGACCTGGCTGTGGCTCATCATCGTTTTCGCCGTGCTGTTCGTGATGGGCTTCTTCACGTGGGCGGCCGCGGGCGGCACGATCCCGCTTCCCGGGTTCCTGCTCGGCACCGTCGCCCTGTCGGCGCCGCTCATCTTCGGCTCGCTCGGCGGCGTCATCTCGGAGCGCTCCGGCGTCGTGAACATCGCGATCGAGGGCCAGCTGCTCGCGGGGGCGTTCAGCTCCGCCGTCGTCGCGTCCGTGACCGGCAACCCGTACCTCGGCCTCATCGCGGCGATGGTCGCCGGCGTGCTCGTGAGCTTCGTGCTCGCCGCGTTCTCGATCAAGTACTGGGTCGACCAGGTCATCGTCGGCGTCGTGCTCAACGTGCTCGTGCTCGGCCTCACGTCGTTCTTCTACTCGCAAGTGCTCACGAGCAATGCGCCGCTGCTCAACAGCCCGCCGCGCTTCCCGCGCATCAGCATCCCGTTCCTGTCAGAGATCCCGATCATCGGACCCGTGTTCTTCCGGCAGACGATCATCATCTACGTCATGTACATCGCCGTCGCCGTGACGTACTGGGGACTGTTCCACACCAAGTGGGGACTGCGCGCTCGCTCCGTCGGCGAGCACCCTCAGGCCGCAGACACGGTCGGCATCCACGTGAACACGACGCGGTTCTGGAACGTGTCCCTCGCGGGAGCCGTCGCCGGCTTCGGCGGCGCCTACTTCACGCTCGGCTCCGTCGGGCTGTTCACGAAGGACATGACGGCGGGCGCGGGCTTCATCGCCCTCGCCGCGGTGATCTTCGGCCAGTGGGATCCCATCAAGGCGACACTCGCGGCGCTGCTCTTCGGCTTCGCCACGAACCTGCAGAACGTGCTCGGCGCCGTCGGCTCGCCCGTCGCGAGCGAGTTCCTGCTCATGCTGCCGTACGTCGTGACGATCCTCGCCGTCGCCGGCTTCGTCGGCCAGTCGAGGGCGCCGGCCGCGTCGGGCAAACCGTACATCAAGGCGTAG
- a CDS encoding ABC transporter permease yields MSDDTQTTAAKDAGTPEAPRANQLAAQIMNSSTVITVLAIIISLVIGAVLIAFTDEGVQKASSYFFARPGDTFTAIWNAVSGAYIALFNGAIYNFNRPTFAGGIKSITDTLHHATPLIAGGLAVGLAFRVGLFNIGGRGQMLIAAGAAGWVGFSFHLPIWIHLPLAILAGLAGGALWGGIVGYLKARTGAHEVILTIMLNYVAFYLIAWMLRTPGLLQAPGSVNPKSPAILPSAVLPPIFGDRYELHAGFILVIIATIFVWWLMNRSSLGFKFRAVGENPNAARVAGISVKAMYVWAMIISGALMGLAGVSQVLGTITTGFSSGIDAGIGFDAITVALLGRSTPWGTFAAGILFGAFKAGGYAMQAGQGIPVDIVLVVQSVIVLFIAAPPLVRSIFFLPKPGGRTKRSTPSITKEVTAK; encoded by the coding sequence ATGAGCGACGACACGCAGACCACCGCGGCGAAGGACGCCGGCACACCCGAGGCGCCGCGCGCCAACCAGCTCGCCGCGCAGATCATGAACAGCAGCACCGTCATCACGGTGCTCGCGATCATCATCTCCCTCGTGATCGGCGCCGTGCTCATCGCCTTCACCGACGAGGGCGTGCAGAAGGCGTCGAGCTACTTCTTCGCGCGACCGGGCGACACTTTCACCGCCATCTGGAACGCCGTCTCCGGCGCCTACATCGCCCTCTTCAACGGCGCGATCTACAACTTCAACCGACCGACCTTCGCGGGCGGCATCAAGTCGATAACCGACACGCTGCACCACGCGACCCCGCTCATCGCGGGCGGACTCGCCGTCGGCCTCGCCTTCCGCGTCGGCCTGTTCAACATCGGCGGTCGCGGCCAGATGCTCATCGCCGCCGGAGCGGCCGGCTGGGTGGGCTTCTCGTTCCACCTGCCGATCTGGATCCACCTCCCTCTCGCGATCCTCGCGGGCCTCGCGGGCGGCGCGCTCTGGGGCGGAATCGTCGGCTACCTGAAGGCGCGCACGGGAGCGCACGAGGTGATCCTCACGATCATGCTCAACTACGTCGCGTTCTACCTCATCGCCTGGATGCTGCGCACGCCCGGGCTGCTCCAGGCACCCGGATCCGTGAACCCGAAGTCGCCCGCGATCCTGCCGAGCGCCGTGCTTCCGCCGATCTTCGGCGATCGCTACGAGCTGCACGCGGGCTTCATCCTCGTGATCATCGCGACGATCTTCGTGTGGTGGCTCATGAACCGCTCGAGCCTCGGCTTCAAATTCCGCGCCGTCGGCGAGAACCCCAACGCGGCACGCGTCGCGGGCATCAGCGTCAAGGCGATGTACGTGTGGGCGATGATCATCTCGGGCGCCCTCATGGGCCTCGCGGGCGTCTCCCAAGTGCTCGGCACGATCACGACGGGCTTCAGCTCGGGCATCGACGCGGGAATCGGCTTCGACGCCATCACGGTCGCCCTGCTCGGGCGCAGTACGCCGTGGGGCACCTTCGCCGCCGGCATCCTGTTCGGTGCTTTCAAGGCGGGCGGCTACGCGATGCAGGCCGGTCAGGGCATCCCTGTCGACATCGTACTCGTCGTGCAGTCCGTGATCGTGCTGTTCATCGCAGCGCCCCCGCTCGTGCGCTCGATCTTCTTCCTCCCCAAGCCCGGCGGTCGCACGAAGCGGTCGACACCGTCCATCACGAAGGAGGTGACGGCCAAGTGA
- a CDS encoding ABC transporter ATP-binding protein, translated as MKLELRGITKRFGSLTANDHIDLVVQPGEIHCLLGENGAGKSTLMNVLYGLYQADEGDILLDDEVQHFSGPGDAMRAGIGMVHQHFMLIPVFTVAENVMLGHESTKFAGTLDIAAARKKVLEISERFGFNVDPDALVEDLPVGVQQRVEIIKALSRDAKVLVFDEPTAVLTPQETDELMATMRRLRDSGTSIVFITHKLREVREVADRITIVRLGKVVGEAEPTATNNELAALMVGRAVELTVHKDEPKLGDVALQVSNLNVIDPQGLKVVNDVSFDVRAGEILAIAGVQGNGQTELTEAIMGLQPRVTGSITLNGEELTGLSVRKVLDAGVGFIPEDRSEDGVVKGFSIAENLMLDRANGAPFVKVGNLQLAYREKFARETKDEFDIRAQSIETKAGNLSGGNQQKVVLARELSRELKLFVAAQPTRGIDVGSIEFVHKRMVATRDAGIPVVVVSTELDEVTALADRIAVMYRGAIVGIVPGDTSRDVLGLMMAGEKPTEAAA; from the coding sequence ATGAAGCTCGAACTTCGCGGCATCACGAAGCGGTTCGGATCGCTGACGGCCAACGATCACATCGACCTCGTCGTTCAACCCGGAGAAATCCACTGCCTTCTCGGTGAGAACGGCGCCGGAAAATCCACGCTGATGAACGTGCTCTACGGCCTCTACCAGGCCGATGAGGGCGACATCCTGCTCGACGACGAAGTACAGCACTTCTCCGGTCCCGGCGACGCCATGCGCGCCGGTATCGGCATGGTCCACCAGCACTTCATGCTCATCCCCGTGTTCACCGTCGCCGAGAACGTCATGCTCGGCCACGAGAGCACCAAGTTCGCCGGCACCCTCGACATCGCGGCCGCGCGCAAGAAGGTACTCGAGATCTCCGAGAGGTTCGGGTTCAACGTCGACCCCGACGCGCTCGTCGAAGATCTTCCCGTCGGCGTGCAGCAGCGCGTCGAGATCATCAAGGCGCTCTCGCGCGACGCGAAAGTGCTCGTCTTCGACGAGCCGACCGCCGTGCTCACTCCGCAGGAGACGGACGAACTCATGGCGACGATGCGCCGGCTCCGCGACTCGGGAACGTCTATCGTCTTCATCACGCACAAGCTGCGGGAGGTTCGCGAAGTCGCGGACCGCATCACGATCGTGCGCCTCGGCAAGGTCGTCGGCGAAGCCGAGCCGACAGCCACCAACAACGAGCTCGCCGCGCTCATGGTGGGCCGCGCTGTCGAACTCACCGTGCACAAGGACGAGCCCAAGCTCGGCGACGTCGCCCTGCAGGTCTCCAACCTCAACGTGATCGACCCGCAGGGCCTCAAGGTCGTCAACGACGTCAGCTTCGACGTGCGCGCGGGCGAGATCCTCGCGATCGCCGGGGTGCAGGGCAACGGGCAGACCGAGCTGACCGAGGCCATCATGGGACTCCAGCCGCGCGTGACCGGCAGCATCACGCTCAACGGCGAGGAGCTCACGGGCCTGAGCGTGCGCAAGGTCCTCGACGCCGGCGTCGGCTTCATCCCCGAGGACCGCTCGGAGGACGGCGTCGTGAAGGGCTTCAGCATCGCGGAGAACCTCATGCTCGACCGCGCCAACGGCGCGCCCTTCGTCAAGGTCGGCAACCTGCAGCTCGCGTACCGCGAGAAGTTCGCGCGCGAGACGAAGGACGAGTTCGACATCCGCGCGCAGTCCATCGAGACGAAGGCCGGCAACCTCTCGGGCGGAAACCAGCAGAAGGTCGTGCTGGCTCGGGAGCTGAGCCGCGAGCTCAAGCTCTTCGTCGCCGCGCAGCCCACCCGAGGCATCGACGTCGGCTCGATCGAATTCGTGCACAAGCGCATGGTCGCGACGCGCGACGCGGGGATCCCGGTCGTCGTGGTCTCGACGGAACTGGACGAGGTCACGGCTCTCGCCGACCGCATCGCCGTGATGTACCGGGGAGCGATCGTCGGCATCGTCCCTGGCGACACATCACGCGACGTGCTCGGACTGATGATGGCCGGAGAGAAGCCGACGGAGGCAGCCGCATGA
- a CDS encoding BMP family lipoprotein has translation MTITTRKAVVSGLAGLGVVALLAGCGQAPESAGGGGSTGEAIDYLPCIVSDSGGFDDKSFNQSSYEGLVEAADKLGIKEKHVESSSESDFGPNITSLVDQGCDMIITVGFLLADATKEAATANPDVDFVILDDNSIDMDNVKPVVYDTAQAAFLAGYVAADTSKTGSVGTFGGMQIPTVTIFMDGYADGVNYYNEQKGKDVKVVGWDVDKQNGVFTGGFDANDTAKQSATTVINQGVDVLLPVGGPIYQSAIEAIKDSGKDIAMIGVDADQYETVDSDKDLFLTSIMKQMKQGVFDIVTQAAKGSFSAEPYVGTLDNDGVGIAPFHDWKDKVNPDLQGELDTIKAGIIDGSIKVESPSSPK, from the coding sequence TTGACAATCACAACCCGTAAGGCCGTCGTCAGCGGCCTTGCCGGCCTCGGCGTCGTCGCCCTGCTCGCCGGCTGCGGCCAGGCTCCCGAATCCGCCGGTGGCGGCGGATCGACGGGCGAGGCCATCGACTATCTTCCCTGCATCGTCTCCGACTCGGGCGGGTTCGACGACAAGTCGTTCAACCAGTCGAGCTACGAGGGCCTCGTCGAGGCCGCCGACAAGCTCGGCATCAAGGAGAAGCACGTCGAGTCGTCCTCCGAGTCCGACTTCGGCCCGAACATCACGAGCCTCGTCGACCAGGGCTGCGACATGATCATCACCGTCGGCTTCCTGCTCGCCGACGCGACGAAGGAGGCCGCGACGGCCAACCCCGACGTCGACTTCGTGATCCTCGACGACAACTCGATCGACATGGACAACGTCAAGCCCGTCGTCTACGACACGGCTCAGGCCGCGTTCCTCGCCGGCTACGTCGCCGCCGACACCTCGAAGACCGGCTCCGTCGGCACCTTCGGCGGCATGCAGATCCCGACAGTGACGATCTTCATGGACGGCTATGCGGACGGCGTGAACTACTACAACGAGCAGAAGGGCAAGGACGTCAAGGTCGTCGGCTGGGACGTCGACAAGCAGAACGGCGTCTTCACCGGTGGCTTCGACGCGAACGACACCGCGAAGCAGTCCGCGACGACGGTCATCAACCAGGGCGTCGACGTCCTGCTGCCGGTCGGCGGTCCGATCTACCAGTCCGCGATCGAGGCCATCAAGGACTCCGGCAAGGACATCGCCATGATCGGTGTCGACGCTGACCAGTACGAGACGGTCGACTCCGACAAGGACCTGTTCCTCACGTCGATCATGAAGCAGATGAAGCAGGGTGTCTTCGACATCGTCACCCAGGCTGCGAAGGGCTCCTTCAGTGCCGAACCGTACGTCGGCACGCTTGACAACGACGGCGTCGGAATCGCCCCCTTCCACGACTGGAAGGACAAGGTCAACCCTGACCTGCAGGGTGAGCTCGACACGATCAAGGCGGGCATCATCGACGGCTCGATCAAGGTCGAGTCCCCGTCCTCGCCGAAGTAG
- a CDS encoding BMP family lipoprotein, whose protein sequence is MSPKPVARVAALVAASALLLTGCGQAPEAKPESTDPDYCARMVTNSGGLEDRSFNQSSWEGLEKAQDEYGIDAQAIVSKSETDLGPNVDQAVDTGCRLIVTVGWELAEYTQDAAEANPDRHFAIVDETLEGDNITSIVFDTAQAAYLAGYLAAGVTKTGVVGTFGGGNQPPVTLFMDGFVDGVAHYNEVHDANVVVKGWDKQKQDGLFTGDFEDVNKGKRTAETLIGQGADVILPVAGQVGEGAAAAIADAGDVSLIWVDNDGYETLPKEYGPYILTSILKKTQDAVTDLVARDLDGTLDNTPFVGTLENGGVDIAPFHEMTDAVDAELSDEIDELRQQIVAGKIEVSSPSSPTK, encoded by the coding sequence ATGTCACCGAAACCCGTCGCCCGCGTCGCCGCGCTCGTCGCGGCATCCGCTCTTCTGCTCACCGGCTGCGGCCAGGCGCCCGAGGCGAAGCCCGAGTCGACGGACCCCGACTACTGCGCGCGCATGGTGACGAACTCCGGCGGGCTCGAGGACCGCTCGTTCAACCAGTCCAGCTGGGAGGGGCTCGAGAAGGCGCAGGACGAGTACGGCATCGACGCGCAGGCCATCGTCTCGAAGAGCGAGACCGACCTCGGGCCGAACGTCGACCAGGCCGTCGACACGGGCTGCCGGCTCATCGTAACGGTCGGCTGGGAGCTCGCGGAGTACACGCAGGATGCCGCTGAGGCGAACCCCGACCGGCACTTCGCGATCGTCGACGAGACCCTCGAGGGCGACAACATCACCTCGATCGTCTTCGACACGGCGCAGGCCGCGTATCTCGCCGGATACCTCGCGGCCGGGGTGACGAAGACGGGCGTCGTCGGCACGTTCGGCGGCGGCAACCAGCCGCCCGTGACGCTGTTCATGGACGGCTTCGTCGACGGCGTCGCCCACTACAACGAGGTGCACGACGCCAACGTCGTCGTGAAGGGCTGGGACAAGCAGAAGCAGGACGGCCTGTTCACGGGTGACTTCGAGGACGTCAACAAGGGCAAGCGCACCGCCGAGACCCTCATCGGGCAGGGCGCCGACGTGATCCTCCCCGTCGCCGGGCAGGTCGGCGAGGGCGCGGCTGCCGCGATCGCCGACGCGGGCGACGTGTCGCTCATCTGGGTCGACAACGACGGCTACGAGACGCTGCCGAAGGAGTACGGGCCGTACATCCTCACGAGCATCCTGAAGAAGACGCAAGACGCCGTCACCGACCTCGTCGCACGCGATCTGGACGGCACGCTCGACAACACGCCCTTCGTCGGGACCCTCGAGAACGGCGGCGTCGACATCGCGCCGTTCCATGAGATGACGGATGCCGTCGACGCAGAGCTCTCCGACGAGATCGACGAGCTGCGACAGCAGATCGTGGCGGGGAAGATCGAGGTCTCCTCACCGAGCTCGCCGACGAAGTAA